TCGAGGACGGCGACCGCATCCGCATCGACATCCCCAACCGCTCGATCGACCTCATGGTCGACGACGCCGAGCTGGCCCGCCGCGAGCAGGCCCTGAACGGTCGGTACGCCCCGAAGAACCGCGACCGCAAGGTCTCGGCCGCCCTGCGCGCCTACGCGGCGATGGCGACCAGCGCGGACAAGGGCGCGGTCCGGGACGTGTCGAAGCTGGGCTGACCCCCCTGCCCCCTTCTGCCGCCGAGGGCCGCCCCCGTCCACCGGGAGCGGCCCTCCGCGCGTCCTGCTACGACCCGGCCGGCTACCACCCGGCCGGATCCCGCGCGTCGACGGCGAAGACACTGCCGTCCGGCGCGGTGGCGTAGATCCGGTCGCCCACGAGCAGGGGCTCGGGAAGCGCTCCCGGGACGCGGTCCGACTGCGTCCTCAGCCGGGGCGGGGTCTGCCCGGCGAGGGTCCCGCGCCGGGCGTCGGCGGCGAGCAGCCGCCCGTCCGGCGTGGTGACGTACACGTACCGTTCCCCGGCGACGGGCGTGGAGCTCCGCACGACGCCGGTCTCGAGGTTCCACAGCTGCTTGCGGGCCGCCAGGTCGACGGCGACGAGGGAGCCGCCGGTGCCGGTGAGGAAGACCAGGTCTCCGCGCGCGGTGCCGTGGGCCTGCTGGAGGGGAACGGCGAGGCGCACCCGCCGCGTCGCTCCGCTGCCCGGGGTGTAGCGGACCACGGCCCGCGCGTCCCCGCGCACCGCGTCGACGGACAGCAGGAACAGCGACCCGTCCACCGTGTCGAAGGGCCGCAGCGCCCCGTCCAGCCGGGCGTCCCAGCGCACGTCCCCCGTCTCCGGGTCCACGGCGGTGACCCGCGTGCCGGACCCGTCGTCCGACGTGCTCGTGACGTACGCCAGCGGGTCGCCGGAGAACGTGACGAAGTACGGCATCGCGTGGCCGGGAATCCGGTGGCTCCACCGCGGGTCGCCCGACGCGCTGTCCACGCCGGTGACCGTCCCGTCCGTTCCCGTGATCAGCAGCATGCCCCCGGCGGACTCCATGCCGCTGTACGCGGGCACGTCCCGCTGCCACTTCACCTTGCCCGACCTCGGGTCGAGCGCCTCCACGTGACGCCCCTGGCCGATCGCGCTCTGCACGAGCCCGCCGGTCAGCACGGGCGGTCCGCTTCTGACGCCCGCGCCGACGGCACGCCGCCACAGGAGGTGCCCGTCGGACGGATCGAGGGCGAAGACCCGTCCCGGCACGGCACAGAGCAACCGTTCCGCCCCGTAGGAGCACTGGGGCGTTCCCCCCGAGGTGGCCGGTGTCGTCTCCCAGCCGGTGAACGCGGCGGACGTCGTCCGCGGGGCGCTGTGCGGCGGGGCCCCGCCGCCGGGGCCGGTCAGGGGGAGCGACACCAGGGCGCCCACGACGGCCACGCCGAGCAGTCCGGCGCCG
This genomic stretch from Streptomyces sp. Go-475 harbors:
- a CDS encoding serine/threonine-protein kinase, with the translated sequence MAPQRDAGADPEAELPEYVGHYRLESCLGSGGMGVVHLARSTSGMKLAVKVVHARFADDPDFRGRFRQEVAAARRVSGAFTAPVVDADPEAGRPWMATLYIPGPTLSEEVKRNGPMATAQLRRLMAGLAEALRDIHRAGVVHRDLKPSNVLLADDGPKVIDFGISRPSDSELRTETGKLIGTPPFMAPEQFRRPRDVGPAADVFALGSVMVHAATGRGPFDSDSPYVVAYQVVHDEPDLAGVPDEIAPLVRRCLAKEPEDRPTPDELMRELRSVAASYDTQTFIPAQGAGDVPERQPAVEEPAREAEPERKPGRRLGRRAALGAGLLGVAVVGALVSLPLTGPGGGAPPHSAPRTTSAAFTGWETTPATSGGTPQCSYGAERLLCAVPGRVFALDPSDGHLLWRRAVGAGVRSGPPVLTGGLVQSAIGQGRHVEALDPRSGKVKWQRDVPAYSGMESAGGMLLITGTDGTVTGVDSASGDPRWSHRIPGHAMPYFVTFSGDPLAYVTSTSDDGSGTRVTAVDPETGDVRWDARLDGALRPFDTVDGSLFLLSVDAVRGDARAVVRYTPGSGATRRVRLAVPLQQAHGTARGDLVFLTGTGGSLVAVDLAARKQLWNLETGVVRSSTPVAGERYVYVTTPDGRLLAADARRGTLAGQTPPRLRTQSDRVPGALPEPLLVGDRIYATAPDGSVFAVDARDPAGW